Proteins found in one Bacteroidota bacterium genomic segment:
- a CDS encoding DUF1289 domain-containing protein, with protein MSEVKSPCINVCTYDENKICLGCKRSEEEIINWDIYTNQEKTIVIDNCMKRRSEEMDYYGGPLA; from the coding sequence ATGTCAGAAGTAAAAAGTCCTTGTATTAATGTTTGCACTTATGATGAAAACAAGATTTGCTTAGGCTGCAAACGAAGTGAAGAAGAAATTATCAATTGGGATATTTATACAAACCAAGAAAAGACAATTGTAATTGATAATTGCATGAAAAGACGTTCGGAAGAAATGGATTATTATGGAGGCCCTTTAGCCTAA
- a CDS encoding peptidase M14, with product MRIKYTLLLCLTTFFLFAQNDEFLTHYEKSAFKETSRYDETIAFCKQLDKASELVHYTTFGKSLQGRDLPLIIVDKDGMQQAREVQQTEKAIVLIQAGIHAGEINGKDAGMMLIRDIVIHKKHSELLNKVTIVFIPILNVDGHENFSSYGRINQNGPKEMGFRTNAINLNLNRDYLKADALETQAWHKLFLEWLPDFFIDIHSTDGADYQYVLTYGMEIYGNMSEKLTNWQTDVFIKYVEKKMEKANYPIFPYVAFRNWHDPRSGLKSYPGNPMLSQAYSAIQNRPGLLIESHMLKDYKTRVSSTYEMLVHSLTILNKEYYHLQNLIDESERFVSSESFRAKKYTLTYKASSDSSMVKFRGVEYETTTSDLTGGNWFKYSTKPATFEIPFFDKHVPEKQVFLPEAYIIPPEWTEVISRLKNHGIETYTIAEAVSLRVNSYHFANPAWRSNSFEGRQILEKFDLSEVENEREYPQGSVIVGLNQPTAKVIACILEPEAIGSFAYWGFFNSIFEQKEYGESYVMEKIARNMLESDPELKAEFEEKLKNDPDFANNQWTMLNWFYSKTAYWDSRINSYPVGRIMIKSELNKIRYAD from the coding sequence ATGAGAATTAAATACACATTGTTACTTTGCTTAACTACTTTCTTTTTATTTGCTCAAAATGATGAATTCCTTACACATTATGAAAAATCAGCGTTTAAAGAAACTTCCCGATACGATGAAACAATTGCATTTTGCAAACAGCTCGACAAAGCTTCGGAATTGGTTCATTACACCACTTTTGGTAAAAGTTTGCAGGGACGAGATTTGCCCTTGATTATTGTTGACAAGGACGGAATGCAACAAGCCAGAGAAGTGCAGCAAACTGAAAAAGCAATTGTACTTATTCAAGCTGGAATTCATGCAGGAGAAATCAATGGTAAAGATGCGGGCATGATGTTAATCAGAGATATTGTTATTCATAAAAAACACAGCGAATTACTAAATAAGGTGACCATTGTATTTATTCCCATATTAAATGTTGATGGTCACGAAAACTTCAGTTCTTATGGTCGAATCAATCAAAATGGACCAAAAGAAATGGGATTCAGGACAAATGCCATCAATTTGAATCTGAATAGAGATTACTTGAAAGCCGATGCCTTGGAAACTCAAGCCTGGCATAAACTCTTCCTTGAATGGCTTCCTGATTTTTTTATTGACATTCATAGCACCGATGGAGCAGATTATCAATACGTACTTACTTATGGCATGGAAATCTATGGAAATATGTCAGAAAAACTTACGAACTGGCAAACAGATGTATTCATCAAATATGTTGAGAAAAAGATGGAAAAGGCTAATTATCCGATATTCCCTTATGTGGCATTCCGAAACTGGCATGATCCACGAAGTGGACTGAAGAGTTATCCGGGTAATCCGATGCTATCACAGGCATATAGCGCTATTCAAAACCGACCTGGATTATTGATTGAAAGTCATATGCTTAAAGACTATAAAACACGGGTTTCAAGTACTTATGAAATGCTGGTACACAGTCTGACTATTTTAAATAAGGAATATTACCATCTTCAAAACCTGATTGATGAATCTGAGCGTTTTGTGTCGAGCGAAAGCTTTAGAGCAAAAAAATATACGCTAACATACAAAGCAAGTTCGGATAGTAGTATGGTGAAATTCAGGGGAGTAGAATATGAAACGACCACCAGTGATTTAACAGGTGGCAATTGGTTTAAATATTCAACTAAACCAGCAACTTTTGAAATTCCTTTCTTCGACAAGCATGTTCCTGAAAAGCAAGTTTTTCTACCAGAAGCTTATATTATTCCTCCTGAATGGACAGAAGTAATCAGCCGCCTAAAAAATCATGGAATTGAAACCTATACTATAGCCGAAGCTGTTAGTTTGCGTGTAAATAGTTATCATTTTGCCAATCCTGCTTGGCGATCGAATTCTTTTGAGGGAAGACAAATATTAGAGAAATTTGATTTATCTGAAGTAGAAAATGAGCGTGAATATCCACAAGGATCTGTTATTGTTGGCTTAAACCAACCTACAGCTAAAGTTATTGCTTGCATTTTGGAACCGGAAGCTATTGGTTCATTTGCATATTGGGGTTTTTTCAATTCGATTTTCGAGCAGAAAGAATATGGCGAGAGCTATGTTATGGAAAAAATCGCCAGAAACATGTTAGAGTCGGATCCTGAATTAAAAGCAGAATTCGAAGAAAAACTAAAAAATGATCCTGACTTTGCCAATAATCAATGGACTATGTTGAATTGGTTTTACAGCAAAACAGCTTATTGGGATAGCAGAATAAACTCATATCCTGTAGGTAGGATTATGATTAAATCTGAATTGAATAAAATACGTTATGCAGATTAA
- a CDS encoding RDD family protein, with product MDTKEKTDEVFHEIPEFYTEKNLFGLDVSNLKKAKSSKFLNELLDIKIIGDYQYATLWIRIIAYLIDCLLIGILAALFLTMLVDTDIVAFSFVTSLVLLILTTLYYGYTESSEHQATIGKRIVGIKVIDLHGQRITFKKACLRYIWMFLSFLPLGAGIFAISWNKYGQAWHDIITDCLIIKNRKSKN from the coding sequence ATGGATACAAAAGAAAAAACTGATGAAGTATTTCATGAGATTCCCGAGTTTTACACGGAGAAAAACTTATTTGGATTAGACGTTTCAAACTTAAAAAAAGCCAAATCTTCAAAATTTTTAAATGAATTATTGGATATCAAAATTATTGGAGATTACCAATATGCCACTTTATGGATACGAATCATTGCTTACCTAATTGATTGCTTGCTCATTGGAATTTTAGCTGCCCTATTCCTAACAATGTTAGTAGATACTGATATTGTTGCCTTTAGTTTTGTAACGAGTTTAGTATTGTTGATTTTAACAACTCTTTATTATGGATATACCGAAAGCTCAGAGCATCAGGCAACAATTGGTAAAAGAATAGTAGGTATTAAGGTAATCGACCTTCACGGCCAGCGAATAACATTCAAGAAAGCATGTTTACGTTATATTTGGATGTTTTTATCATTTCTCCCCTTGGGAGCTGGTATTTTTGCCATTTCATGGAATAAATACGGACAAGCTTGGCATGATATAATCACTGATTGTTTGATCATAAAAAATAGGAAGTCTAAAAATTAA
- a CDS encoding T9SS type A sorting domain-containing protein, whose protein sequence is MIKLFPLTTICLFLSLMSFSQVFELELYSDTVVFGKPGSEKEIKGDLINYSESPIEITITRLENNIPANWTSNISTDLCLPHYLSVNKVTIAALSKQEFIFHFVTATDQNNQGNALLEFRNSIDSNLIYTYRFYCITDTAYVSVNELFVWNDNDFIAFPNPNQGQFYLRYHTKQAESITVVLIDNSGKEIGKEKSFTTIEGQNTIPLIYHAPKGNYFLKVISQKKIYIIPVLIH, encoded by the coding sequence ATGATTAAGTTATTTCCCCTTACAACAATTTGCTTATTTCTATCTCTAATGTCTTTTTCGCAAGTTTTTGAACTTGAATTGTATAGCGATACGGTAGTTTTTGGAAAACCCGGATCGGAAAAAGAAATTAAAGGCGACCTGATTAATTATTCAGAAAGTCCGATTGAAATAACCATTACTCGACTTGAGAACAATATCCCAGCAAACTGGACTTCAAATATTTCAACCGATTTATGCCTGCCTCACTATTTAAGTGTGAATAAAGTAACTATTGCGGCTTTATCAAAACAGGAGTTTATATTTCATTTTGTAACAGCAACAGATCAGAATAACCAGGGAAACGCACTATTAGAATTCAGAAACTCTATTGATTCAAATTTGATATATACCTACCGATTTTATTGTATAACCGATACCGCTTATGTTTCTGTTAATGAATTGTTTGTATGGAATGATAACGACTTTATAGCTTTTCCAAATCCTAATCAGGGACAGTTCTATTTGCGTTATCACACTAAGCAAGCTGAATCAATTACTGTTGTTCTAATAGATAACTCTGGAAAAGAAATTGGAAAGGAAAAATCATTTACTACAATTGAAGGGCAAAATACGATCCCCCTAATTTACCATGCACCTAAGGGTAATTATTTTTTGAAAGTAATCTCACAAAAGAAGATTTACATAATTCCTGTCCTCATACACTAA
- a CDS encoding T9SS type A sorting domain-containing protein, which yields MRIAFRIILTIAALLVYQTVFFAQSLKPSIGLSSLPMPADSICEIPLYLDPDGSFKTTGLQAGDTINHFKLYNVNNQETDIAVELQKGKPILLVAGSYTCPVFRGKVPDIDAIAQKYGNQLSIFIIYVLEPHPDIDTSPYSGNVWTTSSNINEGILYRQPVTYGDRVSIVQDMLNNMSISYEVLIDGPCNRWWNTFGPAPNNAYLIEPNGVIFAKHGWFNKLPFDMSADIDSLLGISAISEQILNNSLSVYPNPANSTVNFNFKTAFMGELQLFNSIGEMVKQTQLNMQTNYSLNVEGLDRGIYYYQLSSYSNAISEGKLIVN from the coding sequence ATGAGAATTGCATTTCGAATTATTCTGACAATTGCAGCTTTACTGGTTTATCAAACTGTATTTTTTGCTCAAAGTCTGAAACCAAGTATCGGTTTAAGCAGTCTTCCTATGCCTGCCGACTCAATTTGTGAAATCCCCTTATACCTCGATCCTGATGGGTCATTCAAAACTACCGGTTTGCAAGCAGGCGATACCATTAACCATTTTAAGCTTTATAATGTAAATAATCAGGAAACAGATATAGCAGTTGAATTACAAAAAGGGAAACCTATTTTATTGGTTGCAGGAAGCTATACATGTCCGGTTTTCAGAGGAAAAGTTCCTGATATTGATGCTATTGCGCAGAAATACGGAAATCAATTGTCGATATTCATTATTTATGTGCTTGAACCTCATCCAGATATTGATACCAGTCCCTATTCTGGAAATGTATGGACAACATCAAGCAACATCAATGAAGGTATATTATATCGTCAGCCTGTGACCTATGGCGATCGTGTATCCATTGTTCAGGATATGTTAAACAATATGTCGATTAGTTATGAAGTATTAATAGATGGCCCTTGTAATAGATGGTGGAACACTTTTGGTCCAGCTCCAAACAATGCCTATCTGATTGAACCAAATGGCGTTATTTTTGCCAAACATGGATGGTTTAATAAACTCCCCTTCGATATGTCAGCAGACATTGACAGTTTATTAGGCATATCAGCAATATCTGAACAAATACTAAATAACTCTTTGTCTGTTTATCCTAACCCAGCCAATTCTACAGTTAATTTCAACTTCAAAACTGCTTTCATGGGTGAATTGCAACTATTCAACAGTATTGGCGAAATGGTTAAGCAAACACAATTAAACATGCAGACAAATTATTCATTGAATGTGGAAGGTCTTGATAGAGGTATTTATTATTATCAGTTATCCAGTTATAGTAATGCAATTTCAGAAGGCAAACTAATAGTAAATTAG
- a CDS encoding DUF5011 domain-containing protein, with translation MKIFLYTLSIISGLFLSSNILSAQNYCEPVSNCMIAPIVDFSTTGANVNISNYSSGCVGTSGYHFYYNKPLKSSVSDTIIINIVPGVPTHSIGYAIWIDWNYDGDFDDTGEEVWNSGTYVQGTVSDTIFLPSNVSVGLKRMRLRSNYFAVPISPCGNTSWGETEDYPLLITLGSGTDMSMEKLLSPNVFTIGNNTIKVQVRNNGATTINSFDLGFQLNNGTPVIANNISQTINSGSAFSYQFANPMVAGSGSHQLKVWVTDANNIVPDSIPSNDTMLVSFCTGMSGTYSIGSTGDYASFNSAISAMSNCGVSGVTVFTILPGTYAEQLVIPEINGISASATVTFNGLDNTKVHLTKSISGSTDGLIVLDEADYFTFKNIKITNSSLFGNAVLLKGSADYNTFDSCVISSTYYGISSSESNYTTVSNSKFTGGKTAIYFNGPASRCNFNKAINNSISGQSDYGINFSNQRFAQALSNKITSQANNAYAGIYANYSSGTQIEANIIEPFEVGIKVFRENYITQDSALFVNNIIGNFGSTNKQTGMDMNYAWNLRILHNTIALNSTGYTDTSHVGLFLYYALGSKIKNNIFYNTGKNILLTIKGTGYSGYVPYEIDNNLYYSTYNGAKFYNNGVYYSDLASFKKSTNFLLSPHNENSFFQDNPNFVSNTDFHLSSQYAPYNGTNLGVLYDVDGDSRCIYAHTIGADESSFNVNKPVAGFSVDDTVCLNSPITFINDASSNSALGHEWYLNGYYQTNSTNFTYTFPNYAAHDTVLLITKSCGGIDSFSKLVYIDSPNVKPISGFLANKNIVNPFDEVQLYSLSANCPSNWEWRITPEYVYDPQLGQQQAYYYMNFTNKNSQNPKLKFEYPGKYNVCLVSSNAIGSDTLCFYEYIYVIPVQYMCIYALPETQNSITGLLYDDGGPSSDYANGTGSICDFKLTPCADTLYFTFSEFEVNPGDYLRIYDGISNLGTPLWDVSVYGANGLTGSMAASGFDTTVISYSGNMYFEWSANNVGTNKGFIGEWLGSSTVEPPPVASFTCPDTVCLNVPVSFQNTSSGGNLRYAWSFDNSGFTHAISENPTYTFTTSGQHTVTLNVLNCGGDSSFAKSIFVIGGTAAPTADFIADNLNPFKTIDVVNFTDLSHANPLNPLGCIDYWNWSISPSTYTAVSSFPNGQNPRITFNDTGCYTVTLISGYGNSRDTLTKQCYIDPTDYCIPVVNNLNNDIGISKVEIASITKFSSSGMVGYTDYAGSISTYIDEYVQYTIDIHRISGNNAITRKVWIDWNIDGDFDDAGELVVQQASSNSLYYTDSFTVPVLSKYGSTRMRVGVCIAGYPNTPCGPNFFGEFEDYRLILRPYSIPPEVKLIGSDTLMVMQCFGFNDPGATATSVLYGNLTSQIVTTHNVDPNNAGVYTVNYTVSDPKGNTTIKKRTILVIAEATPPVITLIGNAVDTVNVMSTYSDQGVTSSDSCSGIDRVEVSGQVFTNFLGKFTLNYTAYDKNQNTASTSRLVYVIDTEAPVVQLIGNAVDTVEVFNSYFDSGVVYTDNYDQNPKLVVTGNVNTSKIGSYTLKYEVSDSSGNSSVLYRYVHVFDLSAPQISSNYASGDTIHINIFTSVYDKLNLSYSDNYNNTGDLTIVSSGTYASSFGTGSANSIGCYTLSHSATDVSNNSSSVSYVVCVEDLEKPIITLLGSSVINIKQWETADTNDMKVNVTDNYDNNPTIWVSGSYYDDYLKHDKDGFYNVIYHAKDQSGNEADTVIRYINVLPNISIDENPIDEQINLYPNPAKSIVYVSINLKESGNGIICIMNQLGQCVYTDNEVDLSKQIHPISIAHLASGMYHVRISTNEQLIIKKLILSK, from the coding sequence ATGAAAATCTTTCTATACACTTTATCGATTATATCTGGTCTTTTTCTTTCTTCAAATATTCTGTCTGCACAAAACTATTGCGAACCGGTTAGCAATTGCATGATAGCACCTATAGTCGATTTTTCAACTACTGGAGCAAATGTAAATATCTCGAATTATAGTTCGGGTTGTGTCGGTACTTCTGGATATCATTTTTACTATAATAAGCCCTTAAAATCTTCAGTAAGTGATACCATTATTATTAATATAGTACCCGGTGTTCCAACCCATAGTATTGGATATGCTATATGGATAGATTGGAATTATGATGGTGATTTTGACGATACTGGAGAAGAAGTGTGGAATTCTGGCACCTATGTTCAGGGAACTGTTTCAGATACTATCTTTTTACCATCAAATGTTAGTGTAGGTTTAAAACGTATGAGATTACGAAGTAATTATTTTGCTGTACCGATTAGTCCATGTGGCAATACTTCTTGGGGAGAGACGGAAGATTATCCTTTACTTATTACTTTGGGCTCAGGAACAGATATGAGTATGGAAAAGCTTTTGAGTCCGAATGTTTTTACCATAGGAAATAATACAATTAAAGTACAAGTGAGAAATAATGGAGCTACTACCATTAATTCTTTCGATTTAGGTTTTCAGTTGAATAATGGAACGCCAGTTATTGCTAATAACATCAGTCAAACTATAAACTCAGGATCTGCCTTCTCGTATCAATTTGCAAATCCGATGGTTGCGGGTTCAGGTAGTCATCAATTAAAAGTCTGGGTTACGGATGCAAATAATATTGTGCCTGACAGTATTCCCTCCAACGATACAATGCTTGTGAGTTTTTGTACAGGTATGAGTGGTACATATTCAATAGGATCAACAGGTGATTATGCTAGCTTTAATAGTGCCATCTCAGCTATGAGTAATTGTGGAGTTTCTGGAGTAACTGTATTCACTATTTTACCCGGCACATATGCCGAACAGCTTGTGATACCTGAAATCAATGGGATTTCAGCAAGTGCAACTGTTACATTTAATGGTTTGGACAATACAAAAGTTCATCTCACAAAATCAATCTCTGGAAGCACAGATGGATTAATTGTACTTGATGAAGCAGACTATTTTACTTTTAAAAATATCAAGATTACAAATAGTTCTCTTTTTGGAAATGCAGTTCTACTAAAAGGTAGTGCAGATTATAACACCTTTGATAGTTGTGTGATTTCATCTACTTATTATGGAATTTCTTCAAGTGAATCTAATTATACAACAGTTTCAAATAGCAAATTTACAGGAGGAAAAACAGCCATTTATTTTAATGGTCCGGCAAGCCGTTGTAATTTCAATAAAGCCATCAATAACTCCATCAGCGGACAGTCTGATTATGGTATCAATTTCTCTAATCAAAGATTTGCTCAAGCTTTATCCAATAAAATTACAAGTCAAGCCAATAATGCTTATGCTGGTATATATGCTAATTATAGCAGTGGAACTCAAATTGAAGCAAATATTATTGAACCCTTTGAGGTAGGAATTAAGGTATTTCGTGAAAATTATATTACGCAAGATAGTGCCTTGTTCGTGAATAATATCATTGGAAATTTTGGATCAACAAACAAGCAAACGGGTATGGATATGAATTATGCTTGGAATCTTAGGATATTGCATAACACCATCGCTTTGAATTCAACAGGATATACAGATACCAGCCATGTTGGTTTATTTTTATATTATGCCCTGGGATCAAAAATTAAAAATAACATATTTTATAACACAGGCAAAAATATATTACTTACCATTAAGGGTACAGGTTATTCAGGTTATGTTCCATATGAAATTGATAATAATTTATATTACTCGACTTATAATGGTGCAAAGTTTTATAATAACGGTGTTTATTACTCTGATCTAGCCAGCTTTAAAAAATCAACTAATTTTTTATTATCACCCCATAACGAAAATTCCTTCTTTCAAGATAATCCAAATTTTGTTTCGAACACTGATTTTCATTTATCATCTCAATATGCTCCATACAATGGCACTAATCTAGGTGTATTATACGATGTTGATGGCGATAGCAGGTGTATTTATGCGCATACAATTGGAGCTGATGAAAGTAGTTTTAATGTAAACAAACCTGTAGCAGGATTTTCTGTTGATGATACTGTTTGTTTAAATTCTCCAATCACATTTATTAACGATGCATCTTCAAATTCTGCATTGGGACACGAATGGTATTTGAATGGTTATTATCAAACAAATTCAACAAACTTTACCTATACTTTTCCAAATTATGCAGCACACGATACCGTTTTACTTATAACAAAAAGTTGTGGTGGTATCGATTCGTTTTCAAAGCTGGTTTATATCGATAGTCCCAACGTAAAACCTATATCTGGTTTTCTTGCAAATAAAAACATTGTCAATCCTTTTGATGAGGTGCAATTGTATAGTTTGTCTGCCAATTGCCCCTCTAATTGGGAATGGCGAATTACACCAGAATATGTCTATGATCCGCAATTAGGACAGCAGCAAGCCTATTATTATATGAATTTTACAAATAAAAACTCTCAAAATCCCAAACTAAAATTCGAATATCCTGGAAAATACAATGTTTGTTTGGTTTCATCAAATGCTATTGGTAGCGATACGCTATGTTTTTACGAGTATATTTATGTAATTCCAGTTCAATACATGTGTATTTACGCACTTCCAGAAACTCAAAATTCTATAACTGGCCTTTTATATGATGATGGAGGCCCTTCATCCGATTATGCGAATGGAACAGGTTCTATTTGTGATTTTAAATTAACCCCATGTGCAGATACACTTTATTTTACATTCTCGGAATTTGAAGTAAACCCAGGTGATTATCTCAGGATTTATGATGGAATAAGCAATCTGGGGACACCTCTTTGGGATGTTTCTGTATATGGAGCAAATGGATTAACTGGCTCTATGGCAGCTTCTGGTTTTGATACTACTGTTATTTCATATTCAGGGAATATGTATTTTGAATGGAGTGCTAATAATGTTGGCACAAATAAAGGATTTATTGGAGAGTGGCTAGGCTCATCAACTGTTGAACCTCCTCCGGTTGCTAGTTTCACGTGTCCTGATACCGTTTGTTTGAATGTTCCTGTTTCTTTCCAAAATACTTCGTCAGGTGGAAATTTACGCTATGCATGGAGTTTTGACAACAGTGGATTTACACATGCAATTTCCGAAAATCCAACATACACTTTCACTACTTCAGGTCAACATACTGTAACACTAAATGTATTGAATTGTGGGGGAGATAGCTCCTTTGCTAAAAGTATTTTTGTAATTGGAGGAACTGCTGCTCCAACAGCCGATTTTATAGCCGATAATTTGAATCCATTTAAAACCATTGATGTTGTTAATTTCACTGATTTAAGTCATGCCAATCCATTGAATCCATTGGGTTGTATTGATTATTGGAATTGGTCAATAAGTCCTTCCACCTATACAGCTGTGTCATCTTTCCCTAATGGGCAAAACCCTCGGATTACCTTTAACGATACGGGTTGTTATACCGTAACCTTAATATCAGGTTATGGAAATAGCCGAGATACACTGACAAAACAATGTTATATTGATCCAACAGATTATTGCATTCCTGTAGTTAACAATCTGAATAATGATATCGGTATCTCAAAAGTTGAAATTGCTTCAATTACCAAGTTTAGTTCCAGTGGGATGGTCGGTTATACCGATTATGCTGGATCGATTTCTACTTATATTGATGAATATGTACAGTATACAATTGATATTCATCGCATCTCAGGGAATAATGCCATTACACGTAAAGTTTGGATTGATTGGAACATCGATGGTGATTTTGACGATGCAGGGGAACTGGTCGTTCAACAAGCTAGCTCAAATTCGCTTTATTACACTGATAGTTTCACTGTACCGGTTTTGAGTAAATATGGATCGACCAGAATGCGAGTTGGAGTCTGCATAGCTGGTTATCCGAATACTCCCTGCGGACCAAACTTTTTTGGGGAGTTTGAAGATTATCGATTAATTCTAAGACCTTACTCAATTCCTCCAGAAGTAAAACTTATTGGATCGGACACATTGATGGTTATGCAATGTTTTGGCTTTAATGATCCTGGGGCAACGGCTACCAGCGTTTTGTATGGAAATTTGACTAGTCAAATAGTTACTACTCATAATGTTGATCCAAATAATGCCGGAGTATACACTGTTAACTATACAGTGAGCGATCCTAAAGGAAATACAACAATTAAGAAACGAACAATTCTGGTTATTGCTGAAGCTACTCCTCCTGTTATCACATTAATAGGCAATGCAGTTGATACAGTTAATGTGATGAGTACATACAGCGATCAGGGAGTCACTTCGAGTGATAGTTGTAGCGGTATAGATAGGGTAGAGGTAAGTGGTCAGGTATTTACCAATTTCCTTGGCAAATTCACTTTAAACTATACAGCCTACGATAAAAATCAAAACACAGCATCAACAAGCCGTTTGGTTTATGTGATAGATACAGAGGCACCAGTTGTCCAATTAATAGGAAATGCAGTCGATACAGTTGAAGTATTCAATTCTTATTTCGATTCAGGAGTAGTTTATACAGATAATTATGACCAAAATCCAAAATTAGTTGTTACAGGAAATGTAAATACATCTAAAATTGGCTCGTATACATTGAAATATGAAGTTTCCGATTCAAGTGGAAATTCATCTGTATTGTATAGATATGTTCATGTTTTTGATTTAAGTGCACCACAAATCTCTAGCAATTATGCTTCAGGCGACACCATACATATCAATATATTCACTTCGGTGTATGACAAGTTAAACCTGAGTTATAGTGATAATTATAATAACACTGGCGATTTAACCATTGTTAGTAGTGGTACCTATGCTAGTTCATTTGGAACTGGATCAGCAAATAGTATTGGTTGTTATACTTTATCCCATTCTGCTACCGATGTTTCAAATAATTCATCTTCAGTTTCTTATGTCGTGTGTGTGGAAGATTTAGAAAAACCAATCATTACTTTGTTGGGGAGTTCGGTCATCAACATTAAACAATGGGAAACTGCTGACACCAACGATATGAAAGTAAATGTAACTGATAATTACGATAACAATCCAACGATTTGGGTTAGTGGTAGTTATTATGATGATTATCTGAAGCATGATAAAGATGGATTTTACAATGTGATCTATCATGCAAAAGATCAATCAGGAAATGAGGCAGACACTGTAATCCGATATATTAACGTTCTTCCTAATATTTCTATTGATGAAAACCCGATAGATGAGCAGATTAATTTATATCCTAATCCGGCAAAGAGTATTGTTTATGTGTCAATCAACCTGAAAGAATCGGGCAATGGAATTATTTGCATCATGAATCAATTAGGACAATGTGTTTATACAGATAATGAGGTCGATCTTTCTAAACAGATTCACCCTATTTCTATTGCACATTTGGCATCTGGCATGTACCATGTTCGAATATCTACAAATGAGCAGTTGATTATTAAAAAGCTGATTCTAAGCAAGTAA
- a CDS encoding DUF2147 domain-containing protein: protein MRLITVVLLALIFSAGSFPDAGDSIVGEWISFNSDGDKGIVKIYKAKNHKYYGQLIKAFDDNLDHKLRTQNEPLFILKEFEYKSNNEWSEGVVIRPKFGDRYRGRLKLKDRNTLEVTGYLSIFSKSIDWKRNS from the coding sequence ATGAGACTTATAACAGTCGTTCTTTTAGCTCTAATCTTTTCAGCAGGAAGTTTTCCTGATGCTGGCGACTCCATAGTAGGTGAGTGGATATCTTTTAATTCCGATGGTGACAAAGGAATCGTAAAAATATACAAAGCAAAAAACCATAAATATTATGGGCAATTAATAAAGGCATTTGATGATAATCTGGATCATAAATTAAGAACCCAGAACGAGCCTTTATTTATTTTAAAAGAATTTGAATATAAATCTAATAACGAATGGTCAGAAGGAGTGGTTATTCGACCTAAATTTGGCGATCGATATAGAGGGCGTTTAAAGCTCAAGGATAGAAATACGTTGGAGGTTACGGGTTATCTGAGCATTTTCTCCAAATCAATCGACTGGAAAAGAAATTCTTAG